From Pseudanabaena sp. PCC 6802, one genomic window encodes:
- a CDS encoding YciI family protein: protein MKYMLLIYNDENAWTESEREQCYAESIQLTHQLQAKGQYLGASPLHSIATATSVRVRNGKRLVTDGPFAETYEQLGGYFLIDAKDLDEAIAIAERIPTVLKGTVEIRPLMELAGLFPEPRQ from the coding sequence ATGAAATACATGTTGCTTATTTATAATGACGAAAACGCATGGACTGAGAGCGAGCGGGAGCAATGTTATGCTGAGTCGATCCAGCTTACACATCAACTGCAAGCAAAGGGTCAGTATCTAGGAGCATCGCCATTACATTCTATTGCAACAGCAACCAGCGTGCGAGTACGTAACGGCAAGCGGCTAGTAACCGATGGCCCATTTGCAGAAACCTACGAACAACTCGGCGGCTACTTTCTCATCGATGCCAAAGATCTCGATGAAGCGATCGCGATCGCCGAGCGCATTCCAACTGTGCTAAAAGGCACGGTAGAAATCCGACCCCTCATGGAACTCGCGGGTCTATTCCCAGAGCCGCGACAGTAA
- a CDS encoding DUF1579 domain-containing protein → MQATLQKEQQWLNKLIGEWIFEAECIMEPGQPPSKSKGTEVVRSLGGLWIVAEGESEMPDGSTGKSIITLGFDPQSDRYVGTFVCSMMSHLWIYDGSLDATGKVLTLNTEGPTCKQNSLSKYQDIIEFVSDDRRILTSQILGEDGNWHQFMTSHYWRKQ, encoded by the coding sequence ATGCAAGCAACACTTCAAAAAGAACAACAATGGTTAAACAAACTCATCGGTGAGTGGATCTTTGAGGCCGAATGCATTATGGAGCCAGGTCAACCGCCATCAAAGTCTAAAGGGACTGAGGTCGTGCGATCGCTTGGCGGACTTTGGATTGTAGCTGAAGGCGAGAGCGAGATGCCGGATGGCAGTACGGGAAAGAGCATTATAACGTTGGGCTTCGATCCGCAGAGCGATCGCTATGTGGGAACGTTTGTCTGCTCCATGATGTCCCATCTCTGGATTTACGACGGCTCGCTGGATGCTACGGGAAAGGTGTTAACGCTCAACACCGAAGGGCCTACCTGCAAGCAGAACTCGCTGTCCAAATACCAGGACATTATCGAGTTTGTCAGCGACGATCGCCGGATCTTGACATCACAAATTCTGGGAGAGGACGGCAACTGGCATCAATTTATGACATCGCATTACTGGCGAAAGCAATAG
- a CDS encoding YciI family protein → MKFICLGYMEESKWDEMPESDRSAIITECLAYDDELRRGRHFIGGEALQSVRNAATLQYRHGNVAVTDGPYAETKEQLGGFLILEARDLNHAIQLMSRHPGVRYGSFEIRPVDEENCLGKTIDAVA, encoded by the coding sequence ATGAAATTCATCTGTCTGGGATATATGGAAGAGTCAAAGTGGGATGAAATGCCCGAAAGCGATCGCAGTGCGATTATTACGGAGTGTTTAGCCTACGACGACGAGCTGCGCAGGGGCAGACACTTTATTGGCGGAGAAGCGCTACAAAGCGTTCGCAATGCGGCGACACTGCAATATCGGCATGGAAATGTCGCAGTTACGGATGGCCCCTACGCTGAGACGAAAGAACAGCTTGGTGGATTCCTGATCCTTGAAGCCAGAGATCTCAACCACGCGATCCAGCTCATGTCAAGGCATCCAGGCGTTCGTTATGGCTCCTTTGAAATTCGTCCGGTGGATGAGGAAAACTGCCTTGGTAAAACAATCGATGCAGTTGCCTGA